The following proteins come from a genomic window of Sphaerisporangium rubeum:
- a CDS encoding M15 family metallopeptidase, translating into MRNVVLISDPRVTSIPVEDCGEPLADVRGLLAVDDRLADREGAYAHLRAGLLTRLREAESALPHGYRLRVVEGYRPPALQIKYFEDYKDELRTLNPAMSPEALHTAASRYVSPLEVAPHTAGAAVDLTLTTDDGTELDMGTEVNATPEQSDGACYTAAPNISPQAREHRKILTAVLESAGLVNYPTEWWHWSHGDRYWAHQTNTSAAIYGPLSFLPT; encoded by the coding sequence ATGCGGAACGTCGTGCTGATCTCTGACCCCCGCGTGACCTCGATCCCCGTCGAGGACTGTGGCGAGCCGCTGGCGGACGTACGTGGCCTCCTCGCGGTTGACGACCGCCTCGCCGACCGCGAAGGCGCCTACGCGCACCTGCGCGCAGGCCTGCTCACCCGCCTCCGCGAAGCCGAGTCGGCCCTCCCGCACGGCTACCGCCTCCGCGTCGTGGAGGGCTACCGGCCCCCGGCCCTGCAGATCAAGTACTTCGAGGACTACAAGGACGAACTCCGCACCCTGAACCCCGCGATGTCCCCCGAGGCCCTCCACACCGCCGCCAGCCGCTACGTCTCCCCCCTGGAAGTCGCCCCCCACACCGCCGGCGCCGCCGTCGACCTCACCCTGACCACCGACGACGGCACCGAACTCGACATGGGCACCGAAGTCAACGCCACCCCCGAACAAAGCGACGGCGCCTGCTACACCGCCGCCCCCAACATCTCCCCACAGGCCCGCGAACACCGCAAAATCCTCACCGCCGTCCTCGAATCCGCCGGCCTCGTCAACTACCCCACAGAGTGGTGGCACTGGTCCCACGGCGACCGCTACTGGGCCCACCAGACCAACACCTCTGCCGCCATCTACGGCCCTCTCTCCTTCCTCCCCACCTGA
- a CDS encoding ROK family transcriptional regulator: MSQGHPGTPRLLRKLNDRAALELLLTIGPLTRAELGEHTGLSKVTSGQLLARLEERGLVAVSGERPGGRGPNAALYAVVPSSAYVAGLEVQPGSVTAGVADITGTVVAERTVDVAGSVDPVKAVHAAVRRVCDEAGISLASLRALVIGTRGVVDPRTGDVRFSFDLPAWHAGVLADLRAALGSSVMIENDVNLAALAEHSHGAARGVDDFVLVWTGVGQGLGVMLGSRLHRGFTGGAGEIGWLPVPGEPLPVDVTAPQSGSFQRLVGLTAVTSLAREHGVPAAADVTAADIVRTAVTTACDPFLDALALRLAIGVAAVTVVLDPRLVVLSGDVGRAGGTALTTRVEEAVAAICPSRPHVTVTEVPGSPVLRGALTAALTQAREQVFSNTVDT, from the coding sequence ATGTCTCAGGGACACCCCGGAACCCCCCGGTTGCTGCGCAAGCTCAACGACCGGGCCGCGCTCGAACTGCTGCTCACCATCGGGCCGCTGACCAGGGCCGAGCTCGGTGAGCACACCGGGCTGTCCAAGGTGACCTCCGGCCAGCTCCTGGCCCGCCTGGAGGAACGCGGGCTCGTCGCCGTCTCGGGGGAACGGCCGGGGGGCCGCGGGCCCAACGCCGCGCTGTACGCCGTGGTGCCGTCCAGCGCCTACGTCGCGGGCCTCGAAGTCCAGCCGGGAAGCGTCACCGCCGGCGTCGCCGACATCACCGGGACGGTCGTCGCCGAGCGCACCGTGGACGTCGCCGGCTCGGTGGACCCCGTCAAGGCCGTGCACGCCGCCGTACGGCGCGTGTGCGACGAAGCCGGGATCAGCCTCGCCAGCCTGCGGGCCCTCGTCATCGGCACCCGTGGCGTCGTGGACCCGCGCACCGGCGACGTCCGCTTCTCCTTCGACCTGCCGGCCTGGCACGCCGGCGTCCTCGCCGACCTGCGCGCCGCGCTGGGCTCCTCCGTCATGATCGAGAACGACGTCAACCTCGCGGCTCTCGCCGAACACTCCCACGGCGCCGCACGCGGCGTGGACGACTTCGTCCTGGTGTGGACCGGGGTCGGCCAGGGCCTCGGCGTCATGCTCGGCTCCCGCCTCCACCGCGGCTTCACCGGCGGCGCCGGCGAGATCGGCTGGCTCCCCGTCCCCGGCGAACCCCTCCCCGTGGACGTCACCGCCCCCCAGTCCGGCTCCTTCCAGCGCCTGGTCGGCCTCACCGCCGTCACCTCTCTGGCCCGCGAGCACGGCGTCCCCGCCGCCGCCGACGTCACCGCCGCCGACATCGTCCGCACCGCGGTGACCACTGCCTGCGACCCGTTCCTGGACGCACTGGCCCTCCGCCTGGCGATAGGCGTGGCCGCCGTCACCGTCGTCCTCGACCCGAGACTGGTCGTCCTCAGCGGCGACGTGGGCCGCGCCGGCGGCACCGCACTGACCACAAGAGTCGAAGAGGCCGTCGCCGCGATCTGCCCCAGCCGCCCCCACGTCACCGTCACCGAGGTCCCCGGTTCCCCCGTCCTGCGCGGCGCACTGACCGCCGCTCTCACCCAGGCCAGAGAACAGGTCTTCTCCAACACCGTCGACACCTGA
- a CDS encoding extracellular solute-binding protein: MKIVKITAAAATTAALALAVTACGSGGSGEPAQPQASASEAGPKFAGQKLTVWRLGAPNDVQDKYMQDVNAAFKQQTGADVTVQWIPWPDAQKKWTAALAGGEGPDVTEFGNDQVAAWVAQDALTDITDLVKSTPDFQQIPQNLWGYETIDGKVYAAPWGGGTRAVLYRKDWFDDLGISAPKTWDELVAAAKKIVAKKGKDVDGFAFNGGSDANMSLSPFVWSAGGDFASFDGGKWVGKLTEPGFKEGFAFYTGLVAKDGVSGKGRLSQNSVDIGQRFAAGKVGMYVTGGWDIATIKEQSKGKVGDDQMAFFSLPAKDGSGPAPAFQGGNDIAIWKDAKNPELAAEYLKLAAGKEYGTRYAKEGGLLPLYPDALAEYASDPVQAPFAETFKVAKGFPADPNWAEANDTKAVLQNAARAVIEGKKDVDTALADANTELEAILNQQ, encoded by the coding sequence GTGAAGATCGTGAAGATCACCGCCGCGGCCGCCACCACCGCCGCACTCGCCCTCGCCGTCACCGCGTGCGGGAGCGGCGGCTCAGGCGAGCCGGCCCAGCCGCAGGCCTCGGCCAGTGAGGCGGGGCCGAAGTTCGCCGGCCAGAAACTGACCGTCTGGCGGCTAGGCGCCCCCAACGACGTGCAGGACAAGTACATGCAGGACGTCAACGCCGCGTTCAAGCAGCAGACCGGCGCCGACGTCACCGTGCAGTGGATCCCCTGGCCGGACGCGCAGAAGAAGTGGACCGCCGCACTGGCCGGCGGCGAGGGCCCCGACGTCACCGAGTTCGGCAACGACCAGGTCGCCGCCTGGGTCGCGCAGGACGCGCTCACCGACATCACCGACCTCGTGAAGTCCACGCCGGACTTCCAGCAGATCCCGCAGAACCTGTGGGGCTACGAGACGATCGACGGCAAGGTCTACGCCGCGCCGTGGGGTGGCGGCACCCGGGCCGTGCTGTACCGCAAGGACTGGTTCGACGACCTCGGCATCAGCGCACCCAAGACCTGGGACGAGCTGGTGGCCGCGGCCAAGAAGATCGTCGCGAAGAAGGGCAAGGACGTCGACGGCTTCGCCTTCAACGGCGGATCCGACGCCAACATGTCGCTGTCGCCGTTCGTGTGGTCGGCAGGCGGCGACTTCGCGTCCTTCGACGGCGGCAAGTGGGTCGGCAAGCTCACCGAGCCCGGCTTCAAGGAGGGCTTCGCGTTCTACACCGGCCTGGTGGCCAAGGACGGCGTGTCCGGCAAGGGACGCCTGTCGCAGAACTCGGTGGACATCGGCCAGCGCTTCGCCGCCGGCAAGGTCGGCATGTACGTCACCGGCGGCTGGGACATCGCCACCATCAAGGAGCAGAGCAAGGGCAAGGTCGGCGACGACCAGATGGCCTTCTTCTCGCTGCCGGCCAAGGACGGCAGCGGCCCCGCGCCGGCGTTCCAGGGGGGCAACGACATCGCCATCTGGAAGGACGCCAAGAACCCCGAGCTGGCCGCCGAGTACCTGAAGCTCGCCGCCGGCAAGGAGTACGGCACCCGGTACGCCAAGGAAGGCGGCCTGCTGCCGCTGTACCCCGACGCGCTCGCCGAGTACGCGAGCGACCCGGTGCAGGCGCCGTTCGCCGAGACGTTCAAGGTCGCCAAGGGCTTCCCCGCCGACCCCAACTGGGCCGAGGCCAACGACACCAAGGCCGTGCTGCAGAACGCGGCCCGCGCCGTCATCGAGGGCAAGAAGGACGTGGACACCGCTCTCGCCGACGCCAACACCGAGCTCGAAGCCATCCTGAACCAGCAGTGA
- a CDS encoding carbohydrate ABC transporter permease has translation MAQTSTIARGGDTSPAPARHRSGRPRRRGALSPKAVPYVLLIPGLLVIAALLLYPLYQMADMSLHKVGLRQIRPNPQPAEFVGLGNFTQVFEADLFWTSLRNTVVFAAVTVALTLVAGTLVGLLLHRLGKKMSAFLIVGIMAAWATPPTASAIIWKWLFDSDAGVVNWMLDLLPDGVSSLLFGRSDWSGHPWLNDATTIYLVLVVAVTWASFPFIAVSVLAGLKSIPSELYEAARVDGSTPVKTFTRITFPLLKPVFSVLLVLSIIWDFKVFTQLYVLAGGTTNREAFNLSLWAYTEAFSAPPKMGIGAAIAVLLTAIMLVITAVYVRQIVRTEDVR, from the coding sequence ATGGCCCAGACGTCCACGATCGCCCGGGGCGGGGACACCTCCCCCGCCCCGGCGCGGCACCGGTCCGGCCGGCCGCGCCGGCGCGGCGCACTGTCCCCCAAGGCCGTCCCCTACGTGCTGCTGATCCCGGGCCTGCTGGTCATCGCGGCACTGCTGCTGTACCCGCTGTACCAGATGGCCGACATGTCCCTGCACAAGGTGGGACTGCGGCAGATCCGTCCGAACCCCCAGCCCGCGGAGTTCGTCGGTCTCGGCAACTTCACGCAGGTCTTCGAGGCCGACCTGTTCTGGACGTCGCTGCGCAACACGGTGGTCTTCGCCGCGGTGACGGTGGCGCTGACGCTGGTCGCCGGCACCCTGGTGGGACTGCTCCTTCACCGGCTCGGCAAGAAGATGTCGGCCTTCCTGATCGTCGGGATCATGGCGGCCTGGGCCACGCCGCCGACCGCGTCGGCGATCATCTGGAAGTGGTTGTTCGACTCCGACGCGGGGGTCGTCAACTGGATGCTCGATCTGCTGCCGGACGGGGTGTCCTCACTGCTGTTCGGCCGGTCGGACTGGTCGGGTCACCCCTGGCTGAACGACGCCACCACGATCTACCTGGTGCTGGTCGTGGCGGTGACCTGGGCCTCGTTCCCGTTCATCGCCGTGTCGGTGCTCGCGGGCCTGAAGAGCATCCCCTCGGAGCTGTACGAGGCGGCGCGGGTGGACGGGTCCACGCCGGTCAAGACGTTCACGCGCATCACGTTCCCGCTGCTCAAGCCGGTGTTCTCGGTGCTGCTGGTGTTGTCGATCATCTGGGACTTCAAGGTGTTCACCCAGCTGTACGTGCTGGCGGGAGGCACGACCAACCGCGAGGCCTTCAACCTTTCGCTGTGGGCCTACACCGAGGCGTTCAGCGCGCCGCCGAAGATGGGGATCGGCGCGGCCATCGCCGTGCTGCTCACCGCGATCATGCTCGTGATCACCGCCGTCTACGTGCGGCAGATCGTCAGGACGGAGGACGTGCGATGA
- a CDS encoding carbohydrate ABC transporter permease, whose amino-acid sequence MNPRTAKRLRGFGLNGLAVAVFLVAVFPVYWMVATAFKPNDEIFTTRFIPFPLAPTFDHVSRVLTKGVAGHSIWQYLANSAVVAVGTVLIGSLFALLAATAVARFRFRFRTSFLILLLIVQMVPGEALLIPLFLMVRRLGMYDQLIGLIVVNVGFTLPFAIWMLRTFVAAVPKELEEAAAIDGAGRFVTFWRVLFPLVAPGLVATSIFSFITAWNELVFALTLINDQGKYTMPVALQFFTSQRSTDWGGIMAASTLMTIPVVAFFLLVQRRMVTGLVAGAVKG is encoded by the coding sequence ATGAATCCGCGGACCGCCAAGCGCCTGAGGGGGTTCGGTCTGAACGGCCTCGCGGTCGCGGTGTTCCTCGTCGCGGTGTTCCCCGTTTACTGGATGGTCGCCACCGCGTTCAAACCGAACGACGAGATCTTCACGACGCGGTTCATCCCGTTCCCACTGGCGCCGACCTTCGACCACGTGTCCCGTGTGCTCACCAAAGGTGTCGCCGGTCACTCGATCTGGCAGTACCTCGCGAACAGTGCCGTCGTGGCCGTCGGCACCGTGCTCATAGGCTCGTTGTTCGCGCTGCTCGCCGCGACGGCGGTGGCACGGTTCCGGTTCCGGTTCCGCACGTCGTTCCTGATCCTGCTGCTCATCGTGCAGATGGTGCCGGGAGAGGCGCTGCTCATCCCGCTGTTCCTGATGGTGCGCAGGCTCGGGATGTACGACCAGCTCATCGGCCTGATCGTCGTCAACGTCGGCTTCACGCTGCCGTTCGCGATCTGGATGCTGCGCACGTTCGTCGCGGCGGTGCCGAAGGAACTGGAGGAGGCCGCCGCCATCGACGGCGCCGGAAGGTTCGTCACCTTCTGGCGGGTATTGTTTCCCCTGGTGGCACCTGGTCTGGTCGCGACGAGCATCTTCTCGTTCATCACGGCGTGGAACGAACTGGTCTTCGCGCTGACCCTGATCAACGACCAGGGCAAGTACACGATGCCGGTGGCGTTGCAGTTCTTCACCAGCCAGAGGTCCACGGACTGGGGCGGCATCATGGCCGCGTCCACGCTGATGACCATCCCGGTCGTCGCGTTCTTCCTGCTGGTGCAGCGGCGCATGGTGACGGGCCTGGTCGCCGGCGCCGTGAAGGGCTGA
- a CDS encoding glycoside hydrolase family 3 protein produces MSEISATSTGVSATDDPGLRRLAAGTLLAAFPGTTAPEWVLRDLENGLGGVTLFGFNVASAEQLAALTARLRSAGDPVISLDEEGGDVTRLAYHVGSPYPGNAALGAVDDVELTRRVYRSIGDDLLRCGVNLDMAPDADVNTADDNPVIGTRSFSADPALVARHTVAAVEGLQETGVAACVKHFPGHGATRQDSHLEIPTVDVSREVLWERELVPFRAAISAGTKSIMTAHVRVPVLTGSAPATLSSAALTELLRGELGYDGVVVSDALDMHAISRSVGLGGGAVLSLAAGSDLLCLGPLPTFEEIREIESAIVSAVREGRLPVSRLEEAVDRVARLRTWFGTARREPRDGQVIGLTAARRAVRLSGAPAPLVDPLVVEVDTPPSMAVGDVPWGFTPWLPQAEITRVKPDEADAPALLTHAKDRSLIIVVKDAHRHDESRSFVSALLTARPDATVVEMGLPIWRPTAATYIATYGAARANAQAAAELLTA; encoded by the coding sequence ATGTCTGAGATCTCCGCAACGTCCACCGGCGTGTCCGCCACGGACGACCCGGGGCTGCGCCGCCTGGCCGCCGGCACGCTGCTCGCGGCCTTCCCCGGCACCACCGCACCCGAATGGGTCCTTCGCGACCTGGAGAACGGCCTCGGCGGGGTGACGCTCTTCGGCTTCAACGTCGCCTCGGCCGAGCAGCTCGCCGCGCTCACCGCGCGGCTGCGGTCCGCCGGCGACCCCGTCATCTCGCTCGACGAGGAAGGGGGGGACGTCACCCGGCTGGCGTACCACGTGGGGAGCCCCTACCCGGGGAACGCGGCGCTCGGCGCGGTGGACGACGTGGAGCTGACCCGGAGGGTGTACCGCTCCATCGGCGACGATCTGCTGCGCTGCGGGGTGAACCTGGACATGGCGCCGGACGCGGACGTCAACACCGCCGACGACAACCCGGTCATCGGGACCCGGTCGTTCAGCGCCGATCCCGCGCTCGTCGCACGTCACACCGTCGCCGCCGTGGAGGGGTTGCAGGAGACCGGTGTGGCGGCGTGCGTCAAGCACTTCCCCGGCCACGGGGCCACGCGGCAGGACTCCCACCTGGAGATCCCGACGGTGGACGTGTCACGTGAGGTGCTGTGGGAGCGTGAGCTCGTGCCGTTCCGTGCCGCGATCTCGGCCGGAACGAAGTCGATCATGACGGCGCACGTGCGGGTCCCCGTGCTGACCGGCTCGGCGCCTGCCACGTTGTCCTCCGCCGCGTTGACCGAGCTCCTCAGGGGTGAGCTCGGGTACGACGGTGTGGTGGTGTCGGACGCGCTCGACATGCACGCGATCAGCCGGAGCGTGGGGCTCGGCGGCGGGGCCGTGCTGTCCCTGGCCGCCGGGTCGGACCTGCTGTGCCTCGGCCCGTTGCCGACGTTCGAGGAGATCCGGGAGATCGAGTCCGCGATCGTGTCGGCGGTGCGTGAGGGACGGTTGCCGGTGTCGCGGCTGGAGGAGGCGGTGGACCGGGTGGCGCGGCTGCGGACGTGGTTCGGCACGGCCCGGCGTGAGCCCCGCGACGGCCAGGTGATCGGCCTGACGGCCGCGCGCCGTGCCGTACGGCTCTCCGGGGCGCCGGCGCCGCTGGTCGACCCGCTCGTGGTCGAGGTCGACACGCCGCCGTCGATGGCGGTCGGGGATGTCCCGTGGGGGTTCACCCCGTGGCTCCCTCAGGCCGAGATCACCCGGGTCAAGCCCGACGAGGCCGACGCGCCGGCCCTGCTGACCCACGCGAAGGACCGTTCCCTGATCATCGTCGTGAAGGACGCGCACCGGCACGACGAGAGCCGCTCCTTCGTGTCGGCCCTGCTGACCGCACGTCCCGACGCGACCGTGGTCGAGATGGGCCTGCCGATCTGGCGACCCACCGCCGCCACCTACATCGCGACCTACGGCGCGGCCCGCGCGAACGCACAGGCCGCCGCCGAGTTGCTCACCGCGTAG
- a CDS encoding substrate-binding domain-containing protein: MAVLEWLARVVDFIGGAGPVLFSIVLLIATPYFDRLLVRRKRLAFRVLYNSKIGLGPETLHDGGDPARSGPPQLRQVLRLVDRMSMVVIRIRNNGSYDIGPDDFDTPLSFTFGGRVVWNARVSEASTPELRARLREGLRFFSTEENPPPRDDLRTVRQRLSERMTRWLGASNGQDIAEPHWLGVRVDGLRLRPGQKAKLVVVLREPGEAGDGDVTKTVDQYGKLRDTGLIKDEGTRRRFTLSRVSGVFAAVLTVLLVLSQVTDPPPAAGTVACASGTLRIEGSTVFMPAMEVIRDQYVQACGDGARITLNGNGSRDGVRGIVEAGPGEAAERLAFSDGTSQFHDRLHSEKIAIVVYYVVVNSDVKLTTLSTADLRKIYDGTWTDWSQVPGAVSGSLPIRIVGRGENSGTRKLFQQQVLDGASEGPISSDLCLEKDRDPRSPTIRCEREHNSEIVQKIADIPGAIGYSDAQSLVESRRANRVTALTLDGRAFDASTAVDTGYPLWTVEYAYTKSPPPPGTLAASFLAFTRHHPLSRTTLTDAGFRPCTTPEGPLQLCTLR; encoded by the coding sequence GTGGCCGTGCTGGAGTGGCTGGCGAGGGTGGTCGACTTCATCGGTGGCGCGGGCCCGGTGCTGTTCTCGATCGTCCTGCTGATCGCCACCCCCTACTTCGACCGGCTGCTCGTGCGCCGCAAGCGCCTGGCGTTCCGCGTGCTGTACAACTCCAAGATCGGCCTCGGCCCCGAGACGCTGCACGACGGCGGCGACCCGGCGCGGTCCGGGCCGCCCCAGTTGCGCCAGGTGCTGCGGCTGGTGGACCGCATGAGCATGGTCGTCATCCGGATACGCAACAACGGCAGCTACGACATCGGGCCCGACGACTTCGACACACCGCTGTCGTTCACGTTCGGCGGCCGTGTGGTGTGGAACGCACGGGTCTCGGAGGCGAGCACGCCGGAGTTGCGCGCGCGGCTGCGCGAAGGCCTGCGGTTCTTCTCGACCGAGGAGAACCCGCCGCCGCGCGACGACCTGCGGACCGTGCGGCAGCGGCTGTCGGAGCGCATGACCCGCTGGCTCGGCGCGTCCAACGGGCAGGACATCGCGGAGCCGCACTGGCTCGGGGTGCGCGTCGACGGGCTGCGCCTGCGGCCGGGACAGAAGGCCAAGCTCGTCGTGGTGCTGCGCGAACCAGGGGAGGCCGGGGACGGGGACGTCACCAAGACCGTCGACCAGTACGGGAAGCTGCGGGACACCGGGCTGATCAAGGACGAGGGCACGCGGAGGCGGTTCACCCTCTCCCGGGTCAGCGGGGTGTTCGCCGCCGTGCTCACCGTCCTGCTGGTCCTCAGCCAGGTCACCGACCCGCCGCCGGCCGCCGGCACCGTGGCGTGCGCGTCGGGGACGCTGCGCATCGAGGGCTCCACGGTGTTCATGCCGGCCATGGAGGTCATCCGCGACCAGTACGTCCAGGCGTGCGGCGACGGAGCGCGGATCACGCTGAACGGCAACGGCTCGCGTGACGGCGTACGCGGGATCGTGGAGGCCGGTCCCGGCGAGGCCGCCGAACGGCTCGCGTTCTCCGACGGCACGAGCCAGTTCCACGACCGGCTCCACAGCGAGAAGATCGCGATCGTGGTGTACTACGTGGTGGTCAACAGCGACGTGAAGCTGACCACGCTGAGCACCGCCGACCTCCGCAAGATCTACGACGGCACCTGGACCGACTGGAGCCAGGTCCCCGGCGCCGTCTCCGGCTCCCTCCCGATCCGCATCGTGGGCCGCGGCGAGAACTCAGGCACCCGCAAGCTGTTCCAGCAGCAGGTGCTCGACGGCGCCTCCGAGGGCCCGATCTCCTCGGACCTGTGCCTGGAGAAGGACCGCGACCCCCGCAGCCCCACCATCCGCTGTGAGCGCGAGCACAACTCCGAGATCGTCCAGAAGATCGCCGACATCCCCGGCGCCATCGGCTACTCCGACGCACAGTCCCTCGTCGAGTCCCGCCGTGCCAACCGCGTGACCGCCCTCACCCTCGACGGCCGCGCCTTCGACGCCTCCACGGCCGTCGACACGGGCTACCCCCTGTGGACCGTCGAATACGCCTACACCAAGTCCCCCCCACCCCCTGGCACCCTGGCCGCCTCCTTCCTGGCCTTCACCCGCCACCACCCCTTGTCCCGCACGACCCTCACCGACGCCGGCTTCCGCCCCTGCACCACCCCCGAAGGCCCCCTCCAACTCTGCACCCTCCGCTGA
- a CDS encoding ROK family transcriptional regulator: MERRPGVPRLLREINDRAALELLLSSGPLTRGQIGDLTGLSKVTASQTLSRLEERGLVEVVGAQAGNRGPNAALYGVIPSAAYVAGLDVGPESVTTAVADINGEVVAEVTVPTDGHDDPVTVVHNAVVKACRSAKVALSRLRGIVIGTPGVVDPRTGDVRFSFDLPGWHEGSHEALARDLRRPVTIENDVNLAAIAERAEGAAKGVEDFVLLWIERGVGLAVVLGGRLHRGRSGSAGEIGYLPVPGVPTAGDVRAVPGRLPSLAGGLQSLISAEAVAEFAEPYGFAGGTAADAVRAAVKSGPAGAAFLDELAHRLALGVASVCVVLDPTLVVLNGEVGRAGGDELTGRVEEAVARICPIRPEVVVSRVHGRPVLRGAVLAGLEQAREELFTS, encoded by the coding sequence ATGGAGCGACGTCCTGGCGTGCCCAGGTTGCTGCGGGAGATCAACGACCGGGCCGCGCTGGAGCTGCTGCTCTCCTCGGGTCCGCTGACCCGCGGGCAGATCGGTGACCTCACCGGCCTGTCCAAGGTCACCGCGTCCCAGACCCTGTCACGCCTGGAGGAGCGAGGCCTGGTCGAGGTGGTGGGGGCGCAGGCCGGCAACCGCGGCCCGAACGCCGCGCTGTACGGCGTCATCCCCTCCGCCGCCTACGTCGCGGGCCTCGACGTCGGCCCCGAGTCGGTCACCACGGCCGTTGCCGACATCAACGGCGAGGTCGTCGCCGAGGTCACCGTCCCCACCGACGGCCACGACGACCCGGTGACGGTCGTGCACAACGCGGTGGTGAAAGCCTGCCGCTCCGCCAAGGTCGCGCTGTCGCGCCTGCGAGGCATCGTGATCGGCACCCCCGGCGTGGTCGACCCCCGCACCGGCGACGTCCGCTTCTCCTTCGACCTCCCCGGCTGGCACGAAGGCAGCCACGAGGCCCTGGCCCGCGACCTGCGCCGTCCCGTGACCATCGAGAACGACGTCAACCTCGCCGCCATCGCCGAGCGCGCCGAAGGCGCCGCCAAAGGCGTCGAGGACTTCGTCCTGCTCTGGATCGAACGCGGCGTCGGCCTCGCCGTCGTCCTCGGCGGCCGGCTGCACCGCGGCAGGTCCGGCAGCGCCGGCGAGATCGGCTACCTCCCCGTCCCCGGCGTCCCCACCGCGGGTGACGTCCGCGCCGTCCCCGGCCGCCTCCCCTCCCTGGCCGGCGGACTCCAGTCCCTGATCAGCGCCGAGGCCGTCGCCGAGTTCGCCGAGCCGTACGGCTTCGCCGGCGGCACCGCCGCCGACGCCGTGCGCGCCGCGGTGAAGAGCGGCCCCGCAGGCGCCGCCTTCCTCGACGAGCTGGCCCACCGTCTCGCCTTGGGGGTCGCCTCGGTCTGCGTCGTGCTCGACCCCACTTTGGTCGTCCTCAACGGCGAAGTGGGCCGGGCCGGCGGGGACGAGCTCACCGGCCGGGTCGAGGAGGCCGTGGCCCGCATCTGCCCCATCCGCCCCGAGGTCGTCGTCAGCCGCGTACACGGCCGCCCCGTGCTGCGCGGGGCCGTTCTCGCCGGCCTGGAGCAGGCGCGCGAGGAGCTGTTCACCTCCTGA